GTACAAAGGATACCAATATTCTTGTAGTAGGAACAATTCTTCACGAAGAGGATTTGATGTCTGATTTACTTAAGGGAAGAATTCCAGGGGTTAGAAGTATAAAGAAATCAGCTATTATAAGCTGGTCAGCACGAGATGATTTATGGAGTGAGTGGGAAAAACTATATAATAATTTGAAGGACTTAGACAGGATAGAAACTGCTAAGTCTTTTTTTTATGCCCAAAAACAAGAAATGCTTGAGGAAACAGAAATATTATGGGATGAATATTTGGACTATTATTATCTAATGTGTAAGAAGCAAAGTATGGGAGATAAATCTTTTTATAAAGAAATGCAAAATGATCCAAGAAGTACAGATGATTATGTATTTCAGGATATTGGATATTGGGAGAAGTTACCTGAGTTTGAAGAGATGGAAATTGTGGTTTATATTGACCCAGCTATTAAAGCAGGAAAAAGAAATGACTATAGTGCCATTACGGTATTGGGTCAGCATAGAAAAACAAAGCAGATGTATGTGATTGATGGGAATATCTATAAATTACTTCCTGATGATTTATTTAAAGTGGCTATTGAAAAGATAGAAAATTATAGTCCTGATAAAATTGGATTTGAAGTCAACCAAGCACAAAGCTATATGAAGCAGAAGTTTGAAGAGGAACTTTGGAAAAATAAAATATACACACCAGTGGATGAAGTGAATAGTAGAGGAAACAAGCATGAAAGAATTATGAGCCTTGAGCCAGATGTAAAGAAAAGACGTATACTGTTCAATTCTTCCAATGTGAGTTATAACAACCAAGTGAAGGATTATAATAAATTTGCTAAAAATGATGATGCACCAGATAGCTTATACGGAGCTGTTCAATTGATTCAAGGTGTACAGAAATTGAAGTTTTATGATAGAAAATTATTATTTTAGGAGATGATTAAGTTGGAAAACAAGCTAATTAAACAAGTAGCAGAAGAAATGTTAGAAATAATTGATAAGTATGAATTATCCATAGATGAATATAAAACTATAGTTAAAAATACTATTTAAGTAATGGAGAATATCGCCATTATACCTAAGAACAGACGATATTCTCGAATTGATAGAAGTTTGTAAATAATTAGCCATCAGGATTCATGCAATAGTCACATTCTTCTTTATAAGATTCATGTTTTTTGATTTCGCTATATAGATAATCTGATAGATAAATATGTTCTTCTTTGATTTCGTCAATTTTACAACCATCTTCATTTTTGGTTAAATTATGTGCTACTCCAGTATTTGTATTAAGTAAGTATCTTTTACCGAAATCCCCTGATATATCTCTACTCATATATTTATCCCCCTTTCTTGAAATATTTTGACAAATTAATCGTACCACTAAAGGAATTTGTTGGCAATATATTCGACAATAAAATATAAAAAAGGAGCTGATAATTTGCAAGTAAAAGAAAATTTAATATTAGAATGTTTAAAGGAACTTGAAAAAACAGCACTATCTAAGCAAACATATCGAGACTACTATGAAGGCAAACATAGTATTTTGAAAGAGTATGCCATGCAAGATAGTAGGAGCAATATGAAGTTGGTTTTTAATTTCCCTAGAAAATTCGTTGATAATGAAACAGGCTATCTATTGGGTAAGCCTGTTAATTTTGTGTCTAAAACTGATGATGAAGCTATTATTGATGCTATTGATAAAAATATGAGCCATTGGGATAAGGAACACAACATTGTACTTCGAAAACAAAGTGAGATATTTGGAGAGAGCTATGAATTGAATTATATTAATCAAGATGGAGAGTTTTGTTCTACTGTTTTAAATCCACTGAATTTTTATGTATTAGAAGATGGTACAGCAGATAGGAATGTATTATTAGCCATTAACAAATTTAAAAAACAGTTTGATGGTAAGACGTATTTGGATGTCTATACAGATAATGAGATTATACATTATGAAGTAGAAAATAGAAATGGTCTAAAGGAAATAGGAAGGCATAACCATATATTTGGAAGAGTTCCTGTTATAGTATGTCCAGCAAATACTGAGAGAAGTAGTGGTTTTCAAGATGTAATTTCATTATTAGATGCCTATAATGCTA
The DNA window shown above is from Haloimpatiens massiliensis and carries:
- a CDS encoding phage portal protein; translated protein: MQVKENLILECLKELEKTALSKQTYRDYYEGKHSILKEYAMQDSRSNMKLVFNFPRKFVDNETGYLLGKPVNFVSKTDDEAIIDAIDKNMSHWDKEHNIVLRKQSEIFGESYELNYINQDGEFCSTVLNPLNFYVLEDGTADRNVLLAINKFKKQFDGKTYLDVYTDNEIIHYEVENRNGLKEIGRHNHIFGRVPVIVCPANTERSSGFQDVISLLDAYNAINSDLCNEIADHRNAYLVIENAKIEEEDLLKMKSMGIIQVPKGGAVKWLTKDINDSFVKNELENIERKIYDMMDEVNFNENWASNTSSLALRNKLLNLENRVAMRQAIMEKVIRQRLKNLFIFLSKKEGTQFDYRDVAIKFTRNLPTDLVGLADVIVKLQNVCSQETLLTLLPFVENPKLEVSKFEVEQNQIDFEKWKEEVDVEGKDTRN
- the terL gene encoding phage terminase large subunit, encoding MKQEFKRQNQLLKQYMEKNFSPSKIKELIETFTFSELRKLLGELDIEFFALCYFPKYFDRQFGKFHRELFTELKYMLNNKGLIEAFGLPREHGKSTINSFLFPLYSTLYNKSQFTLIISATEQIALPFLDMIKDELENNQLLKEDFGIEKGSRWNNNEIWIKSRGGLDSCIMIRGIDGSLRGIHYKQHRPTLVLLDDLLKDDTAKSETKRDQVKATFRDVVIPIGTKDTNILVVGTILHEEDLMSDLLKGRIPGVRSIKKSAIISWSARDDLWSEWEKLYNNLKDLDRIETAKSFFYAQKQEMLEETEILWDEYLDYYYLMCKKQSMGDKSFYKEMQNDPRSTDDYVFQDIGYWEKLPEFEEMEIVVYIDPAIKAGKRNDYSAITVLGQHRKTKQMYVIDGNIYKLLPDDLFKVAIEKIENYSPDKIGFEVNQAQSYMKQKFEEELWKNKIYTPVDEVNSRGNKHERIMSLEPDVKKRRILFNSSNVSYNNQVKDYNKFAKNDDAPDSLYGAVQLIQGVQKLKFYDRKLLF